The sequence TGAAGAAGGACGAAGGTTGACGTGAAGGCTTTCATGCAAGAGCGAGCGATTTGATGACCTGGCTGCGCATCGGCTGTGCTGCTGTGGTCATTGGCGTCGTCAGCGCGGTGATGCTGCCGCTGCAGATCCTCTGCCTGCGCTTTGACTGGAAGCTCCGGCGCTATCTGCCGCGCTATTGGCATCGCATCGTCTGCTATTGGCTTGGCGTGCGCATCCACGTGATCGGCAAGATGGAGACGAGCCGGCCTCTGATGCTGGCGTCCAACCACTCGTCCTGGCTCGATATTCTCGTACTTTCGGCTGTCGCCGATGTCTCTTTCATCGCCAAGTCGGAAGTGCGGGACTGGCCGATCTTCGGGCTTTTCGCGCAATGGCAGAAGAGCGTCTTCGTCGAGCGCGAACAGAAGCGCAAGACTGGCGAGCAGGTGAATGAGATCGCCGATCGTATGGCGGACGGCGAAATCATGGTGCTCTTTCCCGAGGGGACGACCTCGGACGGCAATCGGCTGCTCGAAGTCAAATCCTCGCTGTTCGGTGCTGCCGCTGCCGCCCTGCCGAAGGCGCCGGATGCCGTCGTGCATGTCCAGCCGGTTGCGGTCGCCTATACCCGCGTCCATGGAACGCCGATGGGCCGCTATTATCGCCCGCTGACGGCATGGCCTGGTGATATCGAGCTTGTGCCGCACCTGAAGGGCATCATCCAGTGCGGCGCCATCGATGTCGACGTTTGTTTCGGCGAGGCGGTGGACTATCGCGCCGGCACCAATCGCAAGGAAGTCAGCGCCACTATCGCCAGGCGCATCCGCAATATGCTTGCCAGCCGCCTGCTCGGGCGCGAGATCGCCTGATTCCAGGTGATTCCAACTTTTTCATTTTCTCCGAAAGCAAAAGCCACTACATAGCGGCCCATGACCAAGGATAGCCTGACCCTCGACGCCCCGGCGACCGACGCTTTGCAGCTCGGTTCCCGCGACGGCTCCAACAGCCGCAAGGTCTTTATCAAGACCTATGGCTGCCAGATGAACGTCTATGATTCCACGCGGATGAGCGATGCGCTCGCGCGCGACGGCTATGAGCCGACCGAGGACATGGAAGAGGCCGATCTCGTCCTTTTGAACACCTGCCATATCCGCGAGAAGGCGGCCGAAAAGGTCTATTCCGCGCTTGGCCGCCTGCGTGAGATGAAGAAGCGCAAGGCCGCTGACGGCCGCGAAATGATGATCGGCGTCACCGGCTGCGTCGCGCAAGCTGAGGGCGAGGAAATCCTGCGCCGCGCGCCTGCCGTCGATGTCGTCATCGGCCCGCAGACCTATCATCGCCTGCCGGACGCGCTGCGTCGCGCCAAGGAAGGCCAGCGCGTCGTCGACACCGAATATGCGATCGAGGACAAGTTCGAACATCTGCCGATCGCCGAAGAGGCCAAGATCCGTGCCCGCGGCGTCACTGCCTTCCTGACGGTGCAGGAAGGCTGCGACAAGTTCTGCACCTTCTGTGTCGTGCCCTATACGCGCGGCTCCGAAGTCTCCCGTCCGGTCTCCCAGATCGTCGAGGAGGCCGAGAAGCTGGTGGATGGCGGCGTTCGCGAGATCACGCTGCTCGGCCAGAACGTCAATGCATGGCACGGCATCGGCCCGAAAGGCGAAGCCTGGAGCCTCGGCGATCTCCTCTATCGCCTGGCGGAGATTCCTGGTCTCGCGCGCCTGCGCTATACGACCAGCCACCCGCGAGACATGGACGACCGCCTCATCGGTGCCCATCGCGATCTGCGGACGCTGATGCCCTATCTGCATCTTCCGGTTCAGGCTGGCTCGGATCGTATCCTGAAGGCGATGAACCGGCGGCATACGGCGGCCGAATATCTGACGCTCATCGAGAAGATCCGTCTTGCGCGCCCCGATATCGCTCTTTCGGGCGATTTCATCGTCGGCTTCCCGGGGGAGACAGACCAGGATTTTGAGGATACACTGAAGCTCATCGAGGGGGTGAATTATGCACAGGCCTTCTCGTTCAAATATTCGACGCGGCCGGGCACGCCCGGTGCGGAGCTGAAGGATCAGGTGCCCGAAGAGGTCAAGACCGAGCGGCTGGAGCGATTGCAGGCATTGCTGCTGCGGCAGCAGCATGCGTTTGCGGAGGCTTGCGTCGGCAAAACAGTGGATATCCTTCTGGAAAAGCCGGGCCGGATGCCGGGCCAGTTGATTGGACGCTCCCCTTGGCTGCAATCTGTGAATGTTGATGCAAAAGCATCGCAAATCGGTGACATTATTAACGTACGAATCACCGGAACCAGCACCAACAGCCTTTTCGCTGAGTTGCTCTAGGTTCCGGACGGATCAAAGGAGCCGCACCGCTTGAACGGACAGGAATTGGTTTCTTCTTCATCGCGCCAGCCCCGCATCGCGAGCGACGCCAATCACTTCACCCTGACGTTCGAAAACAATCGGTTCGCCAGCGAGCTTTTTGGGCAGTTCGACCAGAATCTGAAGCTTCTGGAGGAGCGCCTCGGCATAGACGCTCGCGCTCGCGGCAATTCCGTCGTCATAACAGGCGATGTGCTGGCCACCAACCAGGCGCGCCGCACGCTCGATTACCTCTATGACAAGCTGCAAAAAGGCGGCAATGTAGAGCGTTCCGATGTGGAAGGGGCAATCCGCATGGCGGTTGCCGCCGACGACCAATTGACGCTGCCGACCATGGAGAGAAAAGCAAAGTTGACGATGGCGCAGATTTCGACGCGCAAGAAGACGATCATTGCGCGGACGCCGACGCAGGATGCCTATATGCGGGCACTGGAGCGCTCCGAGCTCGTCCTCGGCGTCGGCCCGGCCGGCACGGGCAAGACCTATCTCGCCGTCGCGCATGCTGCCCAGCTCCTGGAGCGCGGTGCGGTGGAAAAGATCATCCTGTCGCGCCCGGCCGTCGAAGCCGGCGAGCGCCTCGGCTTCCTGCCCGGCGACATGAAGGAAAAGGTCGATCCCTATCTGCGCCCGCTCTATGACGCGCTCTACGACATGATGCCCGGCGACAAGGTCGAACGTGCCATCACGGCAGGCGTCATCGAGATCGCGCCGCTCGCCTTCATGCGTGGCCGCACGCTTGCCAATGCCGCCGTCATCCTCGACGAGGCGCAGAACACGACATCCATGCAGATGAAAATGTTCCTGACGCGTCTCGGCGAAAATTCGCGGATGATCGTGACGGGGGACCCGAGCCAGATCGACTTGCCGCGCGGCGTCAAGTCCGGCCTGGTGGAGGCGCTAGAGCTGCTGAACGGCGTCGAGGGCATCACCATCGTCCGCTTCAAGGATACGGACGTCGTCCGTCATCCGTTGGTGGCGCGCATCGTCCGGGCCTATGATTCCACCTATGCCGCAAAGGCCGAGGAAAGCGATCCGCAGATTTGATCTGCGGCACGAAAGCTCATGGCCGAACTCGACATACAGATCAGCGTGGAGGAGGGCGATTGGCCCTCCGAAGAAGTATTGCAGTTGCTTGCCGAGCGCGTGCTGGGCGAAGCTGCAGATTATCTTAGGAAATACGAGAAGCAGCCATTTCCAAAAATGGCGCCCGAATTGTCGCTAGTTTTCACCGACGATGCCTCGATCCGCGAGATCAATGCGGAATGGCGCTCTCAGGATAAGGCGACGAACGTTCTTTCCTTTCCGGCTTTTCCGCTTGAACCCGGCGGCAAGCCCGGCCCGATGCTGGGCGATATCATCATCGCCAGGGAGACGGTGGAGCGTGAAGCGGTGGAACTCGAAAAGAGTTTTGACGACCATCTCACGCATTTGATGGTGCATGGTTTCTTGCATCTCTTCGGCTACGACCATATGAATAATAGCGAAGCCGAAAGAATGGAGGGGCTGGAGACTCGCATTTTGGCTAGTCTTGGCCTATCTGATCCCTATGCGGGACAAGACCCCATTTGATCTGAACCCTGTCTGACCAGGAACAATGAGCGACTTTACGACAAGATCGGCCCCCGAGGCCAAAGACGGAGCCGATGCAGCCTCCTCCGACGAGGTAGGCAGTAGTAGCAACGGCAAGCGATCCCACTCTTCCTTCTGGGCACGTGCCGCGCGCATTCTGCGCCCGGCACAGGATTCCGCCCGGTTGCGCGAGGACCTTGCCGACGCGCTGATGACCAACGCGGCCGGCGACGATGCCTTCTCCGCGGACGAGCGGGCGATGCTGCACAATATCCTGCGCTTCCGCGAGGTTCGCGTCGAGGATGTCATGGTGCCGCGCGCCGACATCGAGGCCGTGGACCAGAATATCACCATCGGCGAGCTGATGATCCTCTTCGAGGAAAGCGGCCGCTCGCGCATGCCCGTCTATGCCGATACGCTGGATGATCCGCGTGGCATGGTGCATATCCGCGACCTGCTGTCCTATGTTGCCAAGCAGGCTCGCAACAAGCGCCGCAGTGGCGGTGCTAAGACGGCGGCGGCCGCAACGGCTGCACCTGCGGCCGAAAAGCCGGCGCGGTCCGTCAAGCCAAATTTCGATCTTTCGCGCGTCGATCTGCAGAAGACGCTGGCGGAAGCCGGCATCATCCGCAAGATCCTCTTCGTGCCGCCCTCGATGCTCGCCTCCGACCTGCTACGCCGCATGCAGGTCAACCGCACGCAGATGGCCCTCGTCATCGACGAATATGGCGGCACGGATGGTCTGGCCTCGCATGAGGATATCGTCGAAATGGTCGTTGGCGATATCGACGACGAGCATGATGATGAAGAAGTCATGTTCAAGCGCGTCTCCGAGGACGTCTTCGTTGCCGACGCCCGTGTCGAGCTCGAGGAGATCGCCGCTGCGATCGGTCCTGATTTCGACATCGCCGAGCAGGTGGACGAGGTGGATACGCTTGGTGGCCTGATCTTCTCCGCCCTTGGCCGCATTCCGGTGCGCGGTGAGGTGGTGCAGGCGCTTCCAGGCTTCGAATTCCATATTCTCGATGCAGATCCACGCCGCATCAAGCGGGTGCGCATCACACGCAAGCGTCATGCCGTCCGGCGTCGTCCGGCCAAGCTCGAGGGCGAAGCGGGAACGTCTGAACGCGGCTTGCTGGCACACGAAGCGATCGCCGAGGAAATGCCAACCGAACGCAATGCCGCCAGCCAATAAATGGCGCTTCAGCGGGACAAATCGCTGCTTTTTTGAAAGACTGCGCCCAATTGATTCGCGATTGGACGGAGCTGGCGCATGGAATGGCTTTCGGGCAAGGTGATCCTCGTCTGGGGTTTCAAACGTGCGTTGCTTGCAATCCTTGCTGGAGCCATCGGGGTGCTGGCGCTGCCGCCCTTCGGCTTCTTCGCGGCGATGTTCATTTCTTTCACGCTGCTCGTTTGGCTGCTGGATGGCGTTGCTGCCGGCCCGGATAGCGGTCTGCTCGGGCGTCTGTGGCCGGCTTTCTTCACCGGTTGGCAGTTCGGCTTCGGTTATTTTGTCGCCGGCCTCTGGTGGCTCGGCCACGCGCTGCTGATCGATGCCGACGAGTTCGCCTGGGCCCTGCCGCTCGCGATCCTCGGTCTTCCCGCCTTCCTGGCCGTCTTCTACGGTGTCGCGACCATGCTTGCCCGTGTCCTGTGGTCCGATGGCATGGGACGCATCGCCGCGCTTGCCTTCAGCTTCGGCATTCTCGAATGGCTGCGCAGTTTCCTTTTCACCGGTTTTCCCTGGAATGCCATCGGCTATGGCGCCATGCCCATTCCGCTGATGATGCAGTCGGCGCATGTGATCGGGGTGCTCGGGGTCACCGTGCTTGCCGTCTTCGTCTTCGCGGCACCGGCGTTGCTCGGCACGCGCCAGGGCCGGGCGCCGGGGCTCGGGCTTGCCGTTCTCATCGTTTCAGCCCATTTCGGCTATGGCTATTATGCGCTGAGCCAGCCGGAGGCGCCGTTGGCAGGTGTAAAGACGGCGCCTGTCGTGCGTATCGTCCAGCCTTCCATCGACCAGGAAGCCAAAATGGATACCGCCGCCGATCGCGCCGCCATCTTCGACAGGCACCTGGCACTTTCCGTGCAGCCACCGGCAAACGGCGGCAAACGGCCTGACATCATCGTCTGGCCGGAAACGGCGGTGCCCTTCATCCTGACCGACAATCGCGATGCGCTCGCCCGCATCGCCGATCAGCTCGATGACGACCAGATCCTGATTACCGGCGCCGTCCGCATCGAAGATATGGGACCCGGCGTCGATCCGCGCTATTACAATTCGATCTACGTCATCGATGGCCGCGGACAGATCATCGGTGCCTCCGACAAAACCCATCTCGTCCCTTTCGGCGAATATGTGCCCTTCGAACATATCCTCGGCTATCTAGGCATCGAAAATGTCATCGAACTGCCGGGAGGGTTTTCAGCGGCCGCCAAACGGCAATTGCTGAGCATGCCGGATGGCCTGAAATTCTATCCGCTGATCTGTTACGAGATCATTTTTCCGAACGAGATGACCCCGGAGATCAGGCAGGCCAACGCCATCCTCAACGTTACGAACGACGGCTGGTTCGGCGACACACCCGGCCCATACCAGCATTTCCTGCAGGCAAGAGTGAGGGCGGTGGAGCAGGGATTACCGCTGATTC comes from Rhizobium tropici CIAT 899 and encodes:
- the ybeY gene encoding rRNA maturation RNase YbeY, whose protein sequence is MAELDIQISVEEGDWPSEEVLQLLAERVLGEAADYLRKYEKQPFPKMAPELSLVFTDDASIREINAEWRSQDKATNVLSFPAFPLEPGGKPGPMLGDIIIARETVEREAVELEKSFDDHLTHLMVHGFLHLFGYDHMNNSEAERMEGLETRILASLGLSDPYAGQDPI
- a CDS encoding PhoH family protein encodes the protein MNGQELVSSSSRQPRIASDANHFTLTFENNRFASELFGQFDQNLKLLEERLGIDARARGNSVVITGDVLATNQARRTLDYLYDKLQKGGNVERSDVEGAIRMAVAADDQLTLPTMERKAKLTMAQISTRKKTIIARTPTQDAYMRALERSELVLGVGPAGTGKTYLAVAHAAQLLERGAVEKIILSRPAVEAGERLGFLPGDMKEKVDPYLRPLYDALYDMMPGDKVERAITAGVIEIAPLAFMRGRTLANAAVILDEAQNTTSMQMKMFLTRLGENSRMIVTGDPSQIDLPRGVKSGLVEALELLNGVEGITIVRFKDTDVVRHPLVARIVRAYDSTYAAKAEESDPQI
- a CDS encoding lysophospholipid acyltransferase family protein yields the protein MMTWLRIGCAAVVIGVVSAVMLPLQILCLRFDWKLRRYLPRYWHRIVCYWLGVRIHVIGKMETSRPLMLASNHSSWLDILVLSAVADVSFIAKSEVRDWPIFGLFAQWQKSVFVEREQKRKTGEQVNEIADRMADGEIMVLFPEGTTSDGNRLLEVKSSLFGAAAAALPKAPDAVVHVQPVAVAYTRVHGTPMGRYYRPLTAWPGDIELVPHLKGIIQCGAIDVDVCFGEAVDYRAGTNRKEVSATIARRIRNMLASRLLGREIA
- the miaB gene encoding tRNA (N6-isopentenyl adenosine(37)-C2)-methylthiotransferase MiaB, with the translated sequence MTKDSLTLDAPATDALQLGSRDGSNSRKVFIKTYGCQMNVYDSTRMSDALARDGYEPTEDMEEADLVLLNTCHIREKAAEKVYSALGRLREMKKRKAADGREMMIGVTGCVAQAEGEEILRRAPAVDVVIGPQTYHRLPDALRRAKEGQRVVDTEYAIEDKFEHLPIAEEAKIRARGVTAFLTVQEGCDKFCTFCVVPYTRGSEVSRPVSQIVEEAEKLVDGGVREITLLGQNVNAWHGIGPKGEAWSLGDLLYRLAEIPGLARLRYTTSHPRDMDDRLIGAHRDLRTLMPYLHLPVQAGSDRILKAMNRRHTAAEYLTLIEKIRLARPDIALSGDFIVGFPGETDQDFEDTLKLIEGVNYAQAFSFKYSTRPGTPGAELKDQVPEEVKTERLERLQALLLRQQHAFAEACVGKTVDILLEKPGRMPGQLIGRSPWLQSVNVDAKASQIGDIINVRITGTSTNSLFAELL
- the lnt gene encoding apolipoprotein N-acyltransferase, whose translation is MEWLSGKVILVWGFKRALLAILAGAIGVLALPPFGFFAAMFISFTLLVWLLDGVAAGPDSGLLGRLWPAFFTGWQFGFGYFVAGLWWLGHALLIDADEFAWALPLAILGLPAFLAVFYGVATMLARVLWSDGMGRIAALAFSFGILEWLRSFLFTGFPWNAIGYGAMPIPLMMQSAHVIGVLGVTVLAVFVFAAPALLGTRQGRAPGLGLAVLIVSAHFGYGYYALSQPEAPLAGVKTAPVVRIVQPSIDQEAKMDTAADRAAIFDRHLALSVQPPANGGKRPDIIVWPETAVPFILTDNRDALARIADQLDDDQILITGAVRIEDMGPGVDPRYYNSIYVIDGRGQIIGASDKTHLVPFGEYVPFEHILGYLGIENVIELPGGFSAAAKRQLLSMPDGLKFYPLICYEIIFPNEMTPEIRQANAILNVTNDGWFGDTPGPYQHFLQARVRAVEQGLPLIRSANTGISAFVDAHGRLLSGIDYNQQGFIDATLGGATVSRIDDKARKTYFWLIIAAAGMIAAISRMGFIFRVN
- a CDS encoding hemolysin family protein; this encodes MSDFTTRSAPEAKDGADAASSDEVGSSSNGKRSHSSFWARAARILRPAQDSARLREDLADALMTNAAGDDAFSADERAMLHNILRFREVRVEDVMVPRADIEAVDQNITIGELMILFEESGRSRMPVYADTLDDPRGMVHIRDLLSYVAKQARNKRRSGGAKTAAAATAAPAAEKPARSVKPNFDLSRVDLQKTLAEAGIIRKILFVPPSMLASDLLRRMQVNRTQMALVIDEYGGTDGLASHEDIVEMVVGDIDDEHDDEEVMFKRVSEDVFVADARVELEEIAAAIGPDFDIAEQVDEVDTLGGLIFSALGRIPVRGEVVQALPGFEFHILDADPRRIKRVRITRKRHAVRRRPAKLEGEAGTSERGLLAHEAIAEEMPTERNAASQ